A window of Macrotis lagotis isolate mMagLag1 chromosome X, bilby.v1.9.chrom.fasta, whole genome shotgun sequence contains these coding sequences:
- the DSP gene encoding desmoplakin isoform X2, translated as MSCNGGSHTRLNTLGRMTRAESGPDLRCEMTYGGGGGGGFGGGGGGVCGGGGGSNNKMYYMRRCAVNDQNSDGYCQTGGTMSRHQNQNTIQELLQNCADCLMRAELIVQPELKYGDGIQLGRSRELDEYFAQANDQMEITDSLIREMRQMGQPCDAYQKRLLQLQEQMRALYKAISAPRVRKASSRGGGGYTCQSGSGWDEFTKRLTSDCLGWMRQQRAEMDLVQWGVDTASVEQHINSHRVIHNAIGDYRWQLDKIKADLREKSAIYQLEEEYENLVKASFERMDHLRQLQSIIQATSREIMWINDCEEEELLYDWSDKNTDIAQKQEAFSIRMSQLELKEKELNKLKQESDQLVLNQHPASDKIEAYMDTLQTQWSWILQITKCIDVHLKENATYFQFFEEAQSTEAYLKGLQDSIRKKYTCDKNMSLQRLLEQIKELEKEREKILEYKRQVQNLVNKSKKIVQLKPRNPDYRSNKPIILRALCDYKQDQKIVHKGDECILKDNNERSKWYVTGPGGVDMLVPSVGLIIPPPNPLAVDLSSKIEQYYEAILALWNQLYINMKSLVSWHYCMIDIEKIRAMTIAKLKTMRQEDYMKTISDLELHYQEFIRNSQGSEMFGDDDKRKIQSQFTDAQKHYQTLVIQLPGHHQHQTVTTTEITHLGKDPNQNQVIEINRENDKQETWILMQLQKIRRQMEHCESRMSLKNILQADQSSSHHITVKINELKGVQNDSQAIAEVLNQLKDRLANFRGSEKYCYLQNEICGLFQKLENINGVTDGYLNSLCSVRGLLQAVLQTEDMLKVYESRLTEEETVCLDLDKVEAYRCGLKKIKNDLNLKKSLLATMKTELQKAQQIHSQTSQQYPLYDLDLGKFSDKVNQLSDRWQRIDKQIDFRLWDLEKQIKQLRNYRDNYQAFCKWIYDARRRQDSLESMKYGDSSTVMKFLNEQKNLHNEISGKRDKSEELQKIAELCSNSIKDYELQLASYTSGLETLLNIPIKRTMVQSPSGVILQEAAEIHARYIELLTRSGDYYRFLSEMLKNLDDLKLKTTKIEVLEEELRLARDANSENCNKNKFLDQNLQKYQAECSQFRAKLVSLEELKRQAELDGKSAKQNLDKCYGQIKELNEKITRLTYEIEDEKRKRKSVEDRFDQQKNDYDQLQKARQCEKENLGWQRLESEKTIKEKEYEIERLRVLLQEESARKREYENELAKASNRIHESKNQCSQVVQERESLLVKIKVLEQDKTRLQRLEEELNRAKATLESEMRVKQRLECEKQQIQNDLNQWKSQYSRKEEAIRKIESEREKSEREKNCLRSEIERLQAEIKRIEDRCRRKLEDSTRETQSQMESERCRLQREIDKLKQRPYGSHRETQTEDEWSIDPSKLMFDGLRKKVTAMQLFECQLIDKTTLDKLLKGKKSVEEVASEIQPFLRGAGAIAGASASPKEKYSLVEAKRKKLITPESTVMLLEAQAATGGVIDPHRNEKLTVDSAIARDLIDFDDRQQIYTAEKAVTGFDDPFSGKTVSVSEAIKKNLIDRETGMRLLEAQIASGGVIDPINSVFLPKDVALSRGLIDRDLYRSLNDPRDSQKNFVDPINKKKVSYMQLRERCRIEPHTGLLLLLVQKRSMSFQGIRQPVTVTELVDSGILRPSTVNELESGQISYDEVGERIKDFLQGSSCIAGIYNETTKQKLGIYEAMKIGLVRPGTALELLEAQAATGFIVDPVSNLRLPVEEAYKRGLVGIEFKEKLLSAERAVTGYKDPETGNIISLFQAMNKELIEKGHGIRLLEAQIATGGIIDPKESHRLPVDMAYKRGYFNEELSEILSDPSDDTKGFFDPNTEENLTYLQLKERCMKDEETGLCLLPLKEKKKPIQTSQKNTLRKRRVVIVDPETNKEMSVQEAYKKGLIDYDTFVELCEQECEWEEITITGSDGSTRVVLVDRKTGSQYDIQDAIDKGLVDRKFFDQYRSGSLSLTQFADMISLKNGSSSIGGGNGGDDVFSSSRHDSVSKTSSISTIRNLTIRSSSWSDPLEETSPIAAIFDTENLEKISVTEGIERGIVDSITGQRLLEAQACTGGIINPTTGQKLSLQDAVSQGLIDQDMATRLKPAQKAFIGFEGVKGKKKMSAAEAVKEKWLPYEAGQRFLEFQYLTGGLVDPEVHGRISSEEAIRKGFIDGRAAQKLHDTSNYAKILTCPKTKLKISYKDAMNRSMVEDITGLRLLEAASVSSKGLPSPYNVSSAPGSRSGSRSGSRSGSRSGSRRGSFDASGNSSYSSYSYSFSSSSIGH; from the exons attaCTCCAGCTTCAGGAGCAGATGCGCGCCCTTTATAAAGCTATTAGTGCTCCCCGAGTAAGAAAGGCCAGCTCCAGAGGTGGTGGAGGATACACTTGTCAAAGTGGCTCTGGTTGGGATGAATTTACTAAGCGCCTCACCAGTGATTGTTTGGGATGGATGAGACAACAAAGG gcGGAGATGGATTTAGTGCAATGGGGTGTCGACACAGCATCTGTAGAGCAACATATTAATAGCCATAGAGTCATCCACAATGCCATTGGAGACTATCGGTGGCAGCTGGATAAAATTAAGGCTGATCTG cgTGAGAAATCTGCAATATATCAACTGGAGGAAGAATATGAAAACCTTGTG AAAGCATCCTTTGAGAGAATGGATCACCTTCGCCAGCTTCAAAGCATCATCCAAGCCACATCCCGTGAGATCATGTGGATCAATGACTGTGAGGAGGAGGAGTTACTCTATGATTGGAGTGATAAAAACACAGATATTGCTCAGAAGCAGGAGGCTTTCTCA ATACGCATGAGCCAGTTGGAACTTAAGGAAAAAGAACTCAACAAACTTAAGCAAGAAAGTGATCAGCTTGTACTCAATCAGCATCCTGCTTCAGACAAAATTGAG GCATACATGGATACCCTCCAGACACAGTGGAGTTGGATTCTTCAGATCACCAAATGCATTGATGTACATCTCAAGGAAAATGCCACCTATTTTCAG TTTTTTGAAGAAGCTCAGTCAACTGAAGCCTATCTGAAAGGCTTACAAGATTCCATCAGGAAGAAGTATACCTGTGATAAGAATATGTCTCTGCAACGCTTATTGGAACAGATCAAGGAACTTGAG AAAGAACGAGAGAAGATCCTTGAATATAAACGCCAGGTACAAAACTTGGTAAACAAGTCCAAGAAGATTGTCCAGCTGAAACCTCGGAACCCAGACTACAGGAGTAATAAACCCATTATCCTTAGGGCTCTGTGTGACTACAAACAAGATCAG AAAATAGTGCACAAGGGAGATGAATGTATCTTAAAGGATAACAATGAACGCAGTAAGTGGTATGTGACTGGCCCAGGAGGCGTAGACATGCTGGTTCCTTCGGTTGGTCTTATTATCCCTCCTCCAAACCCATTGGCAGTAGACCTTTCTTCCAA GATTGAGCAGTATTATGAGGCCATTTTGGCTCTGTGGAATCAGTTGTATATCAACATGAAGAGTCTGGTATCTTGGCATTACTGTATGATTGATATTGAGAAAATCAGGGCTATGACCATTGCTAAG CTGAAAACAATGCGCCAGGAAGATTACATGAAGACAATATCTGATCTTGAGTTGCATTATCAAGAATTCATCAGGAATAGTCAAGGCTCAGAGATGTTTGGAGATGATGACAAACGGAAAATACAGTCCCAGTTTACTGATGCTCAGAAACATTATCAGACCTTGGTTATACAACTCCCGGGTCACCACCAGCATCAAACAG tCACTACAACAGAAATCACTCATCTTGGCAAAGACCCAAACCAAAATCAAGTCATTGAAATCAACAGAGAAAACGATAAACAAGAAACATGGATACTGATGCAACTTCAGAAGATTCGTCGGCAGATGGAGCACTGTGAGAGCAGAATGAGtcttaaaaatatacttcaagCTGACCAAAGCTCTTCTCACCACATCACagtgaaaataaatgaactaaag ggtGTACAGAATGATTCACAAGCAATTGCTGAAGTCCTCAACCAGCTTAAAGATAGGTTAGCTAACTTCAGAGGCTCTGAAAAATACTGTTATTTGCAGAATGAGATATGTGGGCTGTTCCAGAAACTGGAAAACATTAATGGTGTTACAGATGGCTACTTAAATAG CTTATGTTCAGTAAGAGGGCTACTTCAGGCTGTTCTCCAGACAGAAGACATGCTGAAAGTGTATGAATCTCGACTCACTGAAGAAGAAACTGTTTGCTTGGACCTTGATAAAGTGGAGGCTTATCGCTGTGGCCTGAAG aaaataaaaaatgatttgaatCTGAAGAAGTCATTGTTGGCTACCATGAAGACTGAACTACAGAAAGCTCAACAAATCCACTCCCAGACTTCCCAGCAATATCCACTTTATGATTTGGACCTTGGAAAGTTCAGTGACAAAGTCAACCAGTTGTCAGATCGTTGGCAAAggatagataaacagatagacTTCAG ATTATGggatttggaaaaacaaattaagcaGCTGAGAAATTACCGTGATAATTATCAAGCATTCTGCAAGTGGATCTATGATGCCAGACGTCGCCAGGATTCTTTGGAATCCATGAAGTATGGAGATTCCAGTACAGTTATGAAATTTTTGAATGAACAAAAG AATTTGCACAATGAAATATCTGGTAAACGAGACAAATCAGAAGAATTACAGAAGATTGCAGAACTCTGTTCAAATTCCATTAAg GATTATGAACTTCAGCTTGCATCATACACCTCAGGACTGGAAACTCTACTCAATATACCCATAAAGAGAACTATGGTTCAGTCCCCTTCAGGGGTCATCCTGCAAGAG gCTGCAGAAATTCATGCTCGATACATAGAACTACTTACAAGATCTGGAGACTATTACAGATTCCTAAGTGAAATGTTGAAGAATTTAGATGACTTGAAG CTGAAAACCACCAAAATCGAAGTTTTGGAAGAGGAACTTCGTCTTGCCAGAGATGCCAATTCTGAAAATTGTAACAAGAACAAATTCTTGGATCAGAACCTGCAGAAATACCAGGCAGAGTGCTCTCAATTCAGAGCAAAACTTGTGAGTCTGGAGGAACTAAAGAGACAAGCCGAGCTGGATGGAAAATCAGCTAAACAAAACCTAGACAAGTGCTATGGGCAGATCAAAGAGCTCAATGAGAAGATCACAAGGCTCACTTACGAAATTGAagatgaaaagaggaaaagaaagtctGTGGAGGACAGATTTGACCAACAGAAGAATGACTATGACCAACTGCAGAAAGCCAGGCAATGTGAAAAGGAAAACCTTGGATGGCAAAGATTAGAATCAGAAAAGACCATCAAGGAGAAGGAGTACGAGATAGAAAGGTTGAGGGTTCTTCTTCAAGAGGAGAGCGCCCGGAAGAGGGAATATGAAAATGAGCTGGCAAAG gcCTCTAATAGGATTCATGAATCCAAGAATCAATGCAGTCAAGTTGTACAAGAAAGAGAGAGCCTGTTGGTAAAAATCAAAGTCTTGGAACAAGATAAGACAAGGTTGCAGAGGTTAGAAGAGGAGCTGAATCGTGCAAAAGCCACACTGGAATCAGAGATGAGAGTGAAACAGCGACTGGAGTGTGAGAAACAGCAAATTCAGAATGACTTAAATCAGTGGAAAAGTCAGTATTCCCGCAAGGAAGAAGCTATTAGGAAGATTGAATctgaaagagaaaagagtgagagagagaagaactGCCTAAGGAGTGAGATTGAAAGGTTGCAAGCAGAGATCAAGAGGATTGAGGACAGGTGCAGGCGAAAGCTGGAGGACTCCACCAGGGAAACACAATCACAGATGGAATCAGAACGTTGTCGATTGCAGAGAGAGATTGACAAACTCAAACAGCGTCCATATGGATCTCATAGGGAGACTCAGACTGAAGATGAATGGTCCATTGACCCCTCAAAACTGATGTTTGATGGGCTGAGGAAAAAGGTGACTGCAATGCAACTCTTTGAATGTCAATTGATAGACAAAACCACTTTGGACAAACTGTTGAAAGGGAAAAAGTCAGTAGAAGAAGTTGCTTCTGAAATCCAGCCTTTCCTTCGTGGAGCAGGTGCTATTGCTGGGGCTTCTGCTTCACCTAAAGAAAAATACTCTTTGGTGGAGGCCAAGAGGAAGAAATTGATTACTCCAGAATCCACAGTAATGCTCCTGGAGGCCCAGGCAGCTACAGGAGGTGTGATTGATCCCCATAGGAATGAGAAGCTGACTGTTGACAGTGCCATTGCTCGGGACCTCATTGACTTTGATGACCGGCAGCAGATCTATACTGCGGAAAAGGCAGTCACTGGCTTTGATGATCCATTTTCAGGAAAGACAGTATCTGTTTCTGAAGCCATCAAGAAAAATCTGATTGACAGAGAAACAGGAATGCGCCTACTAGAAGCTCAGATTGCTTCAGGGGGTGTGATAGATCCCATTAATAGTGTCTTTTTGCCAAAAGATGTTGCTTTGTCTCGTGGGCTAATTGATCGAGACTTGTATAGGTCCCTTAATGATCCCCGAGACAGTCAGAAGAACTTTGTGGATCCCATCAACAAAAAGAAGGTCAGTTACATGCAACTGAGAGAAAGGTGTAGAATTGAACCACACACTGGCTTGCTTTTGCTATTAGTGCAGAAGAGGAGCATGTCATTCCAAGGAATCAGGCAACCTGTCACAGTCACTGAACTGGTGGATTCTGGAATTTTGAGGCCATCCACTGTAAATGAACTAGAATCTGGTCAGATTTCTTATGATGAGGTTGGTGAAAGAATTAAAGATTTCCTCCAGGGTTCCAGTTGTATAGCAGGAATCTACAATGAGACCACAAAACAAAAGCTTGGCATTTATGAAGCCATGAAAATTGGTTTGGTCAGACCTGGCACTGCCCTTGAACTTCTCGAAGCTCAAGCAGCCACTGGTTTTATTGTGGATCCTGTCAGCAATCTGAGGCTACCGGTGGAAGAAGCCTACAAGCGAGGATTAGTGGGcattgaatttaaagaaaaactccTGTCAGCTGAACGAGCTGTTACTGGATATAAAGATCCAGAAACAGGAAACATCATCTCCTTGTTCCAAGCCATGAACAAAGAACTAATTGAGAAGGGTCATGGAATTCGATTATTGGAGGCTCAGATTGCAACAGGTGGAATCATTGACCCCAAAGAGAGCCATCGCTTACCAGTTGACATGGCCTATAAGAGGGGTTATTTTAATGAAGAGTTAAGTGAAATCTTGTCAGACCCCAGTGATGACACAAAGGGATTTTTTGAtccaaatacagaagaaaatctTACCTACTTGCAACTGAAAGAAAGATGCATGAAGGATGAGGAAACAGGACTCTGTCTTTTGcccttaaaggaaaagaagaaacccATACAGACATCACAAAAGAATACACTCAGGAAACGCAGAGTAGTCATAGTAGACCCAGAAACCAACAAGGAAATGTCTGTTCAAGAGGCTTACAAGAAGGGTCTTATTGATTATGACACTTTTGTAGAACTCTGTGAGCAAGAGTGTGAGTGGGAAGAAATTACCATCACCGGATCTGATGGGTCCACCAGGGTAGTCCTGGTTGATAGGAAAACAGGCAGTCAGTATGATATTCAAGATGCTATTGACAAAGGTCTTGTTGACAGAAAATTCTTTGATCAATACCGCTCTGGCAGTCTTAGCCTCACTCAGTTTGCTGATATGATTTCCTTAAAAAATGGTAGCAGCAGTATTGGTGGTGGTAATGGTGGAGATGATGTTTTCAGTAGCTCTCGACATGATTCAGTAAGCAAGACCTCCAGCATTTCTACCATCAGAAATTTAACCATCCGGAGCAGCTCTTGGTCTGACCCCTTAGAGGAGACGAGCCCCATTGCAGCCATCTTTGATACAGAAAACTTGGAGAAAATTTCAGTTACAGAAGGTATAGAGAGAGGGATTGTAGATAGCATCACAGGTCAAAGGCTGCTGGAAGCTCAAGCCTGTACAGGAGGCATCATCAATCCCACCACAGGTCAGAAGCTTTCACTTCAAGATGCAGTCTCCCAAGGCCTCATTGACCAAGATATGGCAACCAGGTTGAAGCCAGCACAGAAAGCATTCATTGGCTTTGAAGGggtgaaggggaagaagaagatgtcagcagcagaagcagttaaGGAGAAATGGTTACCCTATGAGGCAGGTCAACGTTTCCTGGAATTCCAGTATCTCACTGGAGGCCTTGTTGACCCAGAGGTTCATGGAAGGATAAGTTCTGAAGAGGCTATCAGAAAAGGGTTTATCGATGGCCGAGCAGCTCAGAAGCTTCACGACACTAGCAACTATGCCAAGATCTTGACCTGCCCCAAAACCAAACTGAAAATATCCTACAAAGATGCTATGAATCGATCCATGGTGGAGGATATTACTGGGTTACGTCTGCTGGAAGCAGCTTCAGTTTCATCCAAGGGTTTGCCAAGCCCATATAATGTATCTTCTGCTCCAGGGTCCCGCTCAGGGTCTCGCTCTGGATCTCGCTCTGGCTCACGTAGTGGATCCAGGAGAGGAAGTTTTGATGCATCTGGAAATTCATCATACTCTTCTTATTCCTACTCATTCAGCAGTAGCTCCATTGGGCATTAG